Proteins encoded in a region of the Phacochoerus africanus isolate WHEZ1 chromosome 8, ROS_Pafr_v1, whole genome shotgun sequence genome:
- the JUN gene encoding transcription factor Jun, with product MTAKMETTFYDDALNASFLQSESGAYGYSNPKILKQSMTLNLADPVGNLKPHLRAKNSDLLTSPDVGLLKLASPELERLIIQSSNGHITTTPTPTQFLCPKNVTDEQEGFAEGFVRALAELHSQNTLPSVTSAAQPVSGAGLVAPAVASVAGGSGSGGFSASLHSEPPVYANLSNFNPGALSSGGGAPSYGAAGLAFPAQPQQQQQQPPQPPHHLPQQIPVQHPRLQALKEEPQTVPEMPGETPPLSPIDMESQERIKAERKRMRNRIAASKCRKRKLERIARLEEKVKTLKAQNSELASTANMLREQVAQLKQKVMNHVNSGCQLMLTQQLQTF from the coding sequence ATGACTGCAAAGATGGAAACGACCTTCTACGACGATGCCCTCAACGCCTCGTTCCTCCAGTCCGAGAGCGGTGCCTACGGCTACAGTAACCCCAAGATCCTGAAGCAGAGCATGACCCTGAACCTGGCTGACCCGGTGGGCAACCTGAAGCCGCACCTACGGGCCAAGAACTCCGACCTCCTCACCTCGCCCGACGTGGGGCTGCTCAAGCTGGCGTCGCCCGAACTCGAGCGCCTGATAATCCAGTCCAGTAACGGGCACATCACCACCACGCCGACCCCTACCCAGTTCCTATGCCCCAAGAACGTGACTGACGAGCAGGAGGGCTTCGCCGAGGGGTTCGTGCGCGCGCTGGCCGAACTGCACAGCCAGAACACTCTGCCCAGCGTCACGTCGGCGGCGCAGCCGGTCAGCGGGGCGGGCCTGGTGGCTCCGGCGGTAGCTTCAGTGGcgggcggcagcggcagcggcggctTCAGCGCCAGCCTACACAGCGAGCCGCCAGTCTACGCTAATCTCAGCAACTTCAACCCCGGCGCGCTGAGCAGCGGCGGCGGGGCGCCCTCCTACGGCGCGGCGGGCCTGGCCTTTCCCGCTCAgccccagcagcagcaacagcaaccaCCGCAGCCGCCGCACCACTTGCCCCAGCAGATCCCCGTGCAGCACCCGCGGCTGCAGGCCCTGAAGGAGGAGCCGCAGACGGTGCCCGAGATGCCCGGGGAAACCCCGCCCCTGTCTCCCATCGACATGGAGTCGCAGGAGCGGATCAAGGCGGAGAGGAAGCGCATGAGGAACCGCATCGCTGCCTCCAAGTGCCGGAAAAGGAAGCTGGAGAGGATCGCCCGGCTGGAGGAAAAAGTGAAAACCTTGAAAGCGCAGAACTCGGAGCTGGCGTCCACCGCCAACATGCTCAGGGAACAGGTGGCCCAGCTTAAACAAAAAGTCATGAACCACGTTAACAGTGGGTGCCAACTCATGCTAACGCAGCAGTTGCAAACGTTTTGA